The Altererythrobacter sp. Root672 genome includes a window with the following:
- a CDS encoding anthranilate synthase component I family protein → MLPENAEAARSRLAAGEPALVWRQLVADTETPVGAALKLIEPGRGDFLLESVEGGEVRGRYSLLGLDPDLVFRATGHSCEVNRSWKLDREAFEPLPGDSLAELRQLADSCRIDVPKGLPPALACLVGYFGYETIGLVENLPRAPQSELAVPDVLFARPTLILVFDGLSDALFAIAPLWADGSEPQRAVELAGERIDAALARLSAASPAPHRDLGLPEMALEPVMPAEDYEAMVLKAKEYITAGDIFQVVLAQRFTCPFPLPPFALYRALRRVNPSPFLYFLDLPGFAVVGSSPEILVRVRNGEVTIRPIAGTRPRGTTEEDDIEAERSLLADPKECAEHLMLLDLGRNDVGRVAAADSVKVTASFTIERYSHVMHIVSNVVGRLDPSKDALDALFAGFPAGTVSGAPKIRACQVIAELEPETRGPYAGGVGYFAPDGSVDSCIVLRTAVVKDGVMHVQAGAGIVADSDPAYEAAECRHKAGALIAAAKEAARVAGEAGFGQ, encoded by the coding sequence ATGCTCCCCGAGAACGCCGAGGCGGCTCGCTCCCGGCTTGCCGCTGGTGAGCCGGCACTCGTCTGGCGCCAGCTCGTCGCCGATACCGAAACACCGGTCGGCGCGGCGCTCAAGCTGATCGAGCCCGGTCGCGGGGACTTCCTGCTGGAATCGGTCGAAGGCGGCGAGGTTCGCGGGCGCTACAGCCTGCTCGGCCTCGACCCGGACCTCGTCTTCCGCGCCACTGGCCATTCGTGCGAAGTGAACCGTAGTTGGAAGCTCGACCGCGAAGCTTTCGAGCCGCTGCCGGGCGATAGCCTGGCCGAACTGCGCCAGCTTGCCGACAGCTGCCGGATCGACGTGCCCAAAGGCCTTCCCCCGGCCCTCGCCTGCCTGGTGGGCTATTTCGGCTACGAGACGATCGGCCTGGTCGAAAACCTGCCGAGGGCTCCGCAAAGCGAGCTGGCGGTCCCCGACGTGCTGTTCGCGCGGCCGACCCTGATCCTCGTGTTCGACGGGCTCAGCGACGCTCTGTTCGCCATCGCGCCGCTGTGGGCCGACGGCAGCGAACCACAGCGCGCCGTCGAACTCGCCGGTGAGCGGATCGACGCCGCCCTCGCCCGCCTCAGTGCGGCCTCGCCTGCACCTCATCGCGATCTCGGCCTACCCGAGATGGCGCTCGAACCGGTCATGCCCGCCGAAGACTATGAGGCGATGGTCCTCAAGGCGAAGGAATACATCACCGCGGGCGACATCTTCCAGGTCGTGCTGGCGCAGCGCTTCACTTGTCCGTTTCCGCTGCCGCCATTCGCGCTCTATCGCGCGCTGCGGCGAGTTAACCCGTCACCGTTCCTCTACTTCCTCGACCTCCCCGGCTTTGCCGTTGTTGGTTCGAGCCCCGAGATCCTGGTGCGCGTCCGCAACGGCGAAGTCACCATCAGGCCGATCGCCGGCACCCGCCCGCGCGGCACGACCGAGGAAGACGATATCGAGGCCGAACGCAGCCTCCTGGCCGATCCCAAGGAATGCGCCGAACACCTGATGCTGCTCGATCTCGGCCGCAATGACGTGGGTCGGGTCGCGGCCGCCGATAGCGTCAAGGTCACCGCGAGCTTCACCATCGAACGCTACAGCCACGTGATGCACATCGTCAGCAACGTGGTGGGCCGTCTCGATCCTTCGAAGGACGCCCTGGACGCGTTGTTCGCGGGCTTCCCTGCCGGCACAGTCTCGGGCGCACCCAAGATCCGCGCTTGCCAGGTGATCGCCGAGCTAGAACCCGAAACACGCGGCCCTTACGCCGGCGGCGTTGGCTACTTCGCGCCCGACGGATCGGTCGACTCCTGCATCGTCCTGCGGACCGCGGTGGTGAAGGACGGCGTGATGCACGTCCAAGCCGGCGCCGGGATCGTCGCCGATAGCGACCCCGCCTACGAGGCCGCCGAGTGCCGCCACAAGGCCGGCGCTCTTATCGCTGCGGCGAAGGAAGCGGCACGGGTTGCAGGCGAGGCAGGGTTCGGACAGTGA
- the secG gene encoding preprotein translocase subunit SecG yields MSLFLFLTVIQAIIAAALVGIVLMQRSEGGGLGIGGGGSPGGLMNARGAADFMTRATKWLAICFVTLAIVLAALAVDTTTGRDIDTSLDRSVAPVQDPLAPVTQTGPGLDQPVGGAATPAQTAPATKDPLAGTAE; encoded by the coding sequence ATGTCGCTGTTCCTCTTCCTCACAGTTATCCAGGCGATCATCGCCGCGGCGCTCGTCGGCATCGTGCTGATGCAGCGTTCCGAAGGCGGCGGCCTCGGTATCGGTGGGGGCGGTAGCCCGGGCGGGCTGATGAACGCGCGCGGCGCGGCTGACTTCATGACTCGCGCCACCAAGTGGCTCGCGATTTGTTTTGTGACTCTGGCGATCGTTCTTGCGGCCCTTGCTGTCGACACGACGACGGGCCGTGACATCGACACTTCGCTCGATCGTAGCGTTGCCCCGGTCCAGGATCCCCTGGCACCGGTGACTCAGACCGGACCGGGGCTCGACCAGCCCGTTGGCGGTGCAGCGACTCCGGCCCAAACGGCGCCGGCGACCAAGGATCCGCTCGCCGGTACGGCCGAGTAA
- a CDS encoding peptidyl-prolyl cis-trans isomerase produces MLQFFRNFFKSKIGVVVTLGFLALIALAFASSDVANTSVFGGVSGGDRVAVVGDRRIDAADLKENLTASLERERQQQPTLTMQTFLNAGGLESTLKQLLQRTSLAVFGENHGMRAGNRLVDSQIVQIAAFQGADGSFDENAFRAAIAQQGLSETMVRNDLGMGLLARQLITPITFSPVMPHSAVQQYASLLRERRHGTVALIPSAAFAPQGDPTAAQLQAFYTANRNNFVRPERRVIRYATFGEEALGNRPAPTEAQIAARFKRDQAKFAPTERRTFTQVIVPTQAAANALVAEVQGGKALDAAARSKGLATASIGPSTRAEFAASASPSVAQAAFATERGALAAPARGGLGWYVLRVDQIDRVPGRTLEQARGEIVAELAEEQRRTAFADMTARIEEEIEGGRSLGEVAQELKLTLATTAPATADGRLYGNPTETLPQMLAPVLKVAFDMEEGQPQLTEIVAGQTVLVYEVTEITPSATAPLAEIKPDVIALWRRDEGSKAAKAASERVMQRLAQGTDLAAAVAAEKKAIPAPQTLNIDRQEMARIGRVPSSLALFFSMAAGTVKKLEAPQDEGWFIVKLDKIEAGAVPANDPILTTTLNQLGRITAEEYVEQFVNAAQDDVGVERNQTAIDAVVASLTGTQAD; encoded by the coding sequence ATGCTCCAGTTCTTCCGCAACTTCTTCAAATCGAAGATCGGCGTCGTCGTCACGCTGGGCTTTCTCGCCCTGATCGCCCTCGCATTCGCCAGCTCTGACGTCGCGAACACCAGTGTGTTCGGCGGAGTCTCCGGGGGTGATCGCGTCGCCGTTGTGGGCGACCGGCGGATAGATGCTGCCGACTTGAAGGAAAACCTGACGGCCTCGCTCGAACGGGAGCGCCAGCAGCAGCCGACACTCACGATGCAGACGTTCCTGAATGCAGGCGGGCTCGAATCGACGCTGAAGCAGTTGCTGCAGCGCACTTCGCTCGCCGTGTTCGGAGAGAATCACGGCATGCGCGCGGGGAACCGACTCGTCGACAGCCAGATCGTGCAGATCGCAGCCTTCCAGGGCGCCGACGGAAGCTTTGACGAAAACGCATTCCGCGCTGCCATCGCGCAGCAGGGCCTCAGCGAAACGATGGTTCGGAACGACCTCGGGATGGGCCTGCTCGCACGCCAGCTGATCACGCCGATCACATTCAGCCCAGTCATGCCCCACAGCGCGGTGCAGCAGTATGCATCGCTGCTGCGCGAGCGGCGCCATGGCACCGTTGCCTTGATCCCCAGCGCGGCCTTCGCCCCGCAAGGCGATCCGACGGCAGCCCAACTGCAGGCATTCTACACCGCGAACCGCAACAATTTCGTGCGTCCGGAACGCCGAGTGATCCGTTACGCCACGTTCGGCGAAGAGGCATTGGGTAACCGCCCGGCGCCCACCGAGGCGCAGATTGCCGCTCGCTTCAAGCGCGACCAGGCCAAATTCGCACCGACAGAGCGCCGCACCTTTACTCAGGTCATCGTCCCGACGCAGGCCGCCGCCAATGCCCTCGTCGCCGAGGTCCAAGGTGGCAAGGCGCTCGATGCCGCCGCCCGGTCGAAGGGCCTGGCCACGGCCTCCATCGGCCCGTCGACCCGCGCAGAATTCGCCGCTTCGGCCTCGCCCTCAGTCGCCCAGGCGGCCTTTGCGACTGAGCGTGGCGCTCTCGCAGCCCCGGCTCGCGGCGGCCTTGGCTGGTACGTGCTGCGTGTCGACCAGATCGACCGCGTGCCCGGCCGGACTCTCGAACAGGCTCGCGGCGAAATCGTCGCCGAGCTCGCCGAAGAGCAGCGTCGCACGGCGTTTGCCGATATGACTGCGCGCATCGAAGAAGAGATTGAAGGTGGCCGCAGCCTTGGCGAAGTGGCCCAGGAACTCAAGCTCACGCTCGCCACCACCGCTCCGGCAACGGCCGACGGCCGGCTCTATGGCAATCCTACCGAGACCCTGCCGCAAATGCTGGCCCCAGTGCTCAAGGTCGCGTTCGACATGGAGGAAGGACAGCCACAGCTGACGGAGATCGTCGCGGGTCAAACCGTCCTGGTCTACGAGGTCACCGAGATCACCCCTTCGGCCACGGCGCCTTTGGCCGAGATCAAGCCTGACGTGATCGCCCTTTGGCGCCGCGACGAGGGCTCCAAGGCCGCCAAGGCAGCGTCTGAACGTGTGATGCAGCGCCTCGCTCAAGGGACTGATCTCGCGGCCGCCGTGGCTGCCGAAAAGAAGGCCATCCCCGCACCGCAAACACTCAACATCGACCGCCAGGAAATGGCCCGCATCGGCCGTGTCCCGTCGTCGCTCGCGCTGTTTTTCAGCATGGCCGCAGGCACGGTGAAGAAGCTCGAGGCTCCGCAGGACGAGGGTTGGTTCATCGTCAAGCTCGACAAGATCGAGGCAGGCGCAGTGCCGGCCAACGACCCGATCCTTACCACGACGCTGAACCAGCTGGGCCGCATCACCGCGGAGGAATACGTCGAGCAGTTCGTCAACGCAGCGCAAGACGACGTGGGCGTGGAACGCAACCAGACGGCGATCGATGCCGTGGTGGCGTCCCTCACCGGCACCCAAGCCGACTGA
- the tpiA gene encoding triose-phosphate isomerase: MAQRPYIVGNWKMHGTRAMLSEARAIDRAAERLLKAEVAIAPPFTLIHASRKEASLIGIGAQDCHAAEGGAHTGDISAAMLKDSGAGFVIVGHSERRADHGETDAAVKAKAEAGLAAGLSVIVCVGETEAQRDSGEAEAVVATQLDGSLPRGEGVAERVTVAYEPVWAIGTGRTPTIEDIAAMHRSIRARLGEIYGEAGAQVRILYGGSVKPENASEILATEEVGGALVGGASLTAESFVGIIVAATERAE, encoded by the coding sequence ATGGCCCAGCGCCCTTATATCGTCGGCAATTGGAAGATGCATGGCACGCGTGCCATGCTGTCGGAAGCGCGTGCGATCGATCGTGCCGCCGAACGGCTCTTGAAAGCCGAAGTTGCGATCGCCCCGCCGTTCACCCTCATCCATGCTTCGCGCAAGGAAGCCTCGTTGATCGGTATCGGCGCGCAGGACTGCCATGCGGCCGAAGGCGGCGCGCACACCGGCGACATTTCCGCGGCCATGCTCAAGGATTCGGGCGCAGGTTTCGTGATCGTCGGCCATAGCGAGCGCCGTGCCGACCACGGAGAAACTGACGCTGCGGTAAAGGCGAAGGCTGAAGCGGGTCTCGCCGCAGGCCTGAGCGTGATCGTTTGTGTCGGCGAAACCGAAGCGCAGCGCGACAGCGGCGAGGCTGAAGCTGTCGTAGCTACGCAGCTCGATGGCTCGCTCCCGCGTGGCGAAGGCGTGGCCGAACGCGTCACAGTGGCTTACGAGCCGGTCTGGGCCATCGGCACGGGCCGTACCCCGACGATCGAAGACATCGCCGCCATGCACCGCTCGATCCGCGCTCGCCTCGGCGAGATCTACGGCGAGGCCGGTGCTCAGGTGCGGATCCTCTACGGCGGATCGGTCAAGCCGGAGAACGCCTCGGAAATCCTGGCCACTGAAGAAGTCGGCGGTGCCCTTGTCGGTGGCGCCAGCCTTACAGCGGAGAGCTTCGTCGGCATCATCGTCGCCGCGACAGAACGCGCCGAGTAA